Proteins from a genomic interval of Aureimonas sp. AU20:
- a CDS encoding FAD-dependent monooxygenase, whose product MLVSGAGFAGLATAYWLSQLGYRVTVLEAAPGLRRGGTPVDIEGETIDILTRMGLADAVREKALPPRRFEFKDANDITLGSVGGGEETSRERYEIHRDDLLDILFSAVAGKIELLFDRSIATLEEGPDSAAVTFNDGDQREFAMVFGCDGNRSNTRRLLFGESDQFVHFMGGYIFLRVVPSTGLLPENVSQVFSVPGRMAMLNGYDDRTDIGFCFRTEGEIAYDYRDKGQQAGLIRDLFDGIGWKVPAMLASVEGNDDFYFDRINQIRMPRWSRGRVALVGDSGYCVSPLAGFGGSMAIIGAGRMAAALERYPGDHTAAFSHYEEELRPFVEEVQERAAFDGLSMMCPADEAELAERDRKIAAGDIGF is encoded by the coding sequence GTGCTGGTCAGCGGTGCGGGTTTCGCTGGCCTTGCCACCGCCTATTGGCTGAGCCAGCTCGGATACCGTGTCACCGTGCTGGAGGCAGCACCGGGATTGCGGCGTGGGGGAACGCCGGTCGATATCGAGGGGGAGACGATCGACATCCTGACGCGCATGGGACTGGCCGACGCGGTACGCGAAAAGGCGCTTCCTCCTCGCCGCTTCGAGTTCAAGGACGCGAACGACATAACCTTGGGCTCGGTCGGTGGCGGTGAGGAGACCTCGCGCGAGCGCTACGAAATCCACCGCGACGATCTGCTGGACATTCTTTTCAGTGCGGTGGCCGGCAAGATCGAGCTGCTGTTCGACCGGTCCATCGCTACCCTCGAGGAGGGGCCGGATAGCGCCGCCGTCACCTTCAATGACGGCGACCAGCGCGAGTTTGCGATGGTCTTCGGGTGTGACGGCAACCGATCGAACACGCGCAGGCTGTTGTTCGGCGAGAGCGACCAGTTTGTCCACTTCATGGGCGGCTATATCTTCCTGAGGGTGGTTCCAAGCACCGGGCTGCTGCCCGAGAACGTGTCGCAGGTCTTCAGCGTGCCCGGTCGAATGGCGATGCTCAACGGCTATGACGACCGTACCGACATCGGGTTCTGCTTTCGGACCGAAGGCGAGATCGCATACGATTATCGCGACAAGGGGCAACAAGCCGGCCTGATCCGTGACCTGTTCGACGGGATAGGCTGGAAGGTGCCGGCCATGCTCGCAAGCGTTGAAGGGAACGACGATTTCTACTTCGACCGGATCAACCAGATCAGGATGCCGCGCTGGTCGCGCGGCCGCGTCGCGCTGGTAGGCGATTCGGGCTATTGCGTCTCACCTTTGGCGGGCTTCGGCGGTTCGATGGCGATCATCGGCGCAGGGCGCATGGCGGCCGCGCTGGAGCGGTATCCAGGCGATCATACCGCAGCCTTCTCCCATTACGAGGAAGAGCTGCGGCCGTTTGTCGAAGAGGTGCAGGAAAGGGCGGCTTTCGACGGTCTGTCGATGATGTGCCCGGCCGACGAGGCCGAACTCGCCGAGCGCGATCGAAAGATCGCTGCGGGTGACATCGGGTTTTAG
- a CDS encoding RDD family protein: protein MDDSAPAVPAGFWRRAIALVIDWAICSLILACVAVLLFAATGGRLQFIPNPVPAWCQDVDPIPSELRLPADFVPNVAKSCIYTLFGLPAAHVLTLTQRTVEGNFTTNVNMKLTVDADGMAWGGGVKKGPTEELLILFRLLFDTFGRSPGRRVCGIAIVERGSGRRAPFSSLWKRYLLFSIPIGLGYLYVMSGSQPVLFSNLSASFIGFGLVPLGIFVALSVWNVVWIVRRQPAYYDRPVGTSVERR from the coding sequence ATGGATGATTCGGCACCAGCCGTACCTGCAGGTTTCTGGCGACGTGCGATCGCCCTCGTCATCGACTGGGCGATCTGTTCTCTGATCCTGGCCTGTGTTGCCGTATTGCTGTTCGCGGCGACAGGAGGACGCTTACAATTCATTCCCAACCCGGTACCCGCATGGTGCCAGGACGTGGATCCGATCCCATCCGAACTGAGACTGCCAGCAGATTTCGTGCCCAACGTCGCCAAGTCGTGCATCTACACACTCTTCGGCTTGCCTGCGGCACATGTGCTCACGCTGACGCAAAGAACAGTCGAAGGAAACTTCACGACCAACGTCAATATGAAGCTGACCGTAGACGCCGATGGCATGGCGTGGGGCGGCGGCGTGAAGAAAGGGCCCACCGAGGAACTGCTGATCCTGTTCCGTCTGCTGTTCGATACCTTCGGCCGTAGTCCGGGAAGACGCGTCTGCGGTATCGCGATCGTAGAAAGGGGAAGCGGTCGACGAGCGCCATTCTCGTCACTGTGGAAGCGCTACCTCCTCTTCTCCATCCCGATTGGTCTCGGCTATCTGTATGTGATGTCCGGCTCCCAGCCGGTTTTGTTTTCCAACCTGTCCGCGTCCTTCATCGGTTTCGGGTTGGTTCCGCTTGGCATCTTCGTCGCACTCTCAGTCTGGAACGTCGTCTGGATCGTGCGCCGTCAGCCTGCCTACTACGACCGTCCCGTCGGAACTTCCGTAGAACGCAGGTGA
- a CDS encoding metallophosphoesterase, whose translation MSDLHDDFSRSAIGVWQPPTDVQADVLVVAGDIAGRLSTMGRDWLENQVRRLGIPIVVVAGNHDF comes from the coding sequence ATGTCCGACCTGCACGATGACTTCAGCCGCTCGGCGATCGGCGTCTGGCAGCCCCCGACCGACGTCCAGGCGGACGTCCTGGTCGTCGCCGGGGACATCGCGGGTCGCCTGAGCACGATGGGGCGGGACTGGCTCGAGAACCAGGTCCGCCGCCTCGGCATCCCCATCGTCGTCGTGGCCGGCAACCACGATTTTTGA
- a CDS encoding AAA family ATPase has translation MPSHADTSLYDVLISEKQIHEDSLQPVLAGKEHASLDFLLRGGPPADGSILTDFNLWAESIRRRRLLSDDGELRLLVACTDLPTRAILTDLRDHMPAGHELQRVQYWLAIHGDVDAANELYRRYHKSADLRAAFVIGLMYHATATAKSHVWTWYPGVEIRILIRGAQELARRIDLQSSAVNAVCGWRDAIKRPSMQESYASSEKSWLRDLVTIARTRAHERELEKTKAVVEEFVVPEDPNRFFRSGSGLLWDNHLNVIVDETSDEPPDERTARIRAHVANVTAERIASLPDRPTAAYPHLVVLADLQPSDGDKKARGDDNDLIRHLAPISGRHLDLTCAPKDVAGIAHSLGDAWPHARTVVDRILQDVRPGEPVRFRPTLLVGKPGSGKTSLAREIGTALGLHTTVYPCAAVSDNSFGGTPSQWGTRRASTPLEAIRVANLANPILVLDEIEKTGTGDRHGSLLTSLLPMLERHTASQYFEVGIERNADLSYVSFLATANSLDGVPAPLRDRFRVVEMPDAGPEHLGDLARRIVADIAIDGGMDLAWTPPLAHDELGVIRKMWKGGSLRRLKTAVQATLDARETVLRGRPL, from the coding sequence GTGCCCTCGCATGCCGACACGTCGCTTTACGACGTCCTGATTTCCGAAAAGCAGATCCATGAAGATAGCCTTCAGCCCGTCCTGGCGGGCAAAGAGCATGCTTCCCTTGATTTCCTACTCCGCGGTGGCCCGCCTGCCGACGGCTCGATCCTCACGGATTTCAACCTGTGGGCCGAGTCCATCCGTCGCCGCCGGCTGCTGTCCGACGACGGCGAACTCCGGCTCCTGGTCGCGTGCACCGACCTGCCGACGCGTGCGATCCTGACCGATCTGCGGGATCACATGCCGGCCGGCCACGAACTGCAGCGGGTACAGTACTGGCTCGCGATCCACGGCGACGTCGATGCAGCCAATGAACTCTACCGCCGGTACCATAAGTCGGCGGATCTGCGGGCCGCGTTCGTGATCGGACTGATGTACCACGCGACCGCCACCGCTAAGAGCCACGTTTGGACGTGGTATCCCGGTGTCGAGATCCGGATCCTGATCCGTGGTGCGCAGGAACTCGCCAGGCGCATCGATCTGCAGTCGAGCGCCGTCAACGCGGTCTGTGGCTGGCGGGATGCGATCAAGCGTCCGAGCATGCAGGAGTCGTATGCGTCGTCGGAGAAATCATGGCTGCGCGATCTCGTGACGATCGCGAGGACGCGAGCCCATGAGCGCGAACTCGAAAAGACGAAGGCTGTCGTCGAGGAGTTCGTCGTACCGGAAGACCCGAACCGATTCTTCAGGTCGGGCTCCGGCCTGCTGTGGGATAACCATCTCAACGTGATCGTCGACGAGACCTCGGACGAGCCGCCGGACGAACGGACTGCTAGGATCCGCGCACACGTCGCGAACGTGACGGCGGAACGAATCGCGTCGCTGCCTGACCGCCCGACGGCTGCGTATCCGCACCTTGTCGTCCTCGCCGACCTGCAGCCCTCGGACGGCGACAAGAAGGCTCGTGGTGACGACAACGATCTGATCCGGCACCTCGCGCCGATATCGGGTCGACACCTCGACCTCACCTGTGCGCCTAAGGACGTGGCCGGGATCGCCCATTCGCTCGGCGACGCCTGGCCCCACGCCCGGACCGTCGTCGACCGCATCCTTCAGGACGTCCGTCCGGGCGAGCCTGTCCGGTTCCGTCCGACGCTGCTCGTTGGCAAGCCCGGGTCCGGCAAGACGAGTTTAGCTCGTGAGATCGGGACGGCCCTTGGTCTGCACACGACGGTGTACCCGTGCGCCGCGGTGTCGGACAACAGCTTCGGGGGAACGCCGTCACAGTGGGGCACTCGACGAGCCAGCACGCCCCTTGAGGCGATCCGGGTGGCGAACCTTGCCAACCCGATCCTTGTGCTCGACGAGATCGAGAAGACGGGCACGGGAGATCGACACGGTTCGCTGCTGACGTCGCTTCTGCCGATGCTCGAACGGCACACAGCGAGCCAGTACTTCGAGGTCGGCATCGAGAGGAACGCGGACTTGTCCTACGTCAGCTTCCTGGCGACCGCGAACAGCCTTGACGGCGTGCCCGCGCCCCTGCGGGATCGGTTCAGAGTCGTCGAGATGCCGGACGCCGGACCCGAACACCTCGGCGATCTGGCTCGCCGGATCGTCGCCGACATCGCGATCGACGGCGGTATGGACCTCGCCTGGACCCCGCCGCTGGCTCACGACGAACTCGGCGTGATCCGGAAGATGTGGAAGGGCGGCTCCCTCAGGCGGCTCAAGACGGCGGTTCAGGCCACGCTGGACGCTCGCGAAACGGTGCTGCGTGGGAGGCCGCTGTGA
- a CDS encoding abortive infection family protein, protein MDPRRKPRRKPHSNAPRPDRKRNRDTFREVFVGLFNLRTIDDAFSIGGIAYRDVGGFVGERRSRVEGYYATIDFTSAKSVEPLLLVFEEVLFHLERPSSPEVATAYDDLMSRLERDGFAREKGRLTSPKMDVRTIDVRDLTSATEEAVHEHIAKANEHLAAGEYADAITHCYTLVEQLLKIVLRDRGVEFNQNQGDIRALYTLVSNELGLAPSDKTIDQPLKPILDGLQKLVAGIFEVSNKASNRHAKTYAPARRHAKLAVNSALALCDYVVESAANRPRSAG, encoded by the coding sequence TTGGACCCGCGGAGAAAACCGCGGAGGAAACCTCACTCTAATGCCCCGCGACCTGATCGGAAAAGGAACCGCGACACGTTCCGCGAGGTCTTCGTCGGGCTCTTCAACCTTCGGACGATCGACGACGCCTTCTCGATCGGGGGCATCGCGTACCGAGACGTCGGCGGTTTCGTCGGGGAGCGGCGATCACGGGTCGAGGGCTACTATGCGACCATCGACTTCACGTCCGCAAAGTCTGTCGAACCCCTCCTGCTCGTCTTCGAGGAGGTGCTGTTCCATCTGGAACGTCCGTCGTCCCCCGAGGTCGCCACGGCCTACGACGACCTGATGTCACGGTTGGAACGCGACGGCTTCGCACGGGAGAAGGGTCGCCTTACGTCGCCTAAGATGGACGTTCGGACGATCGACGTTCGGGACCTGACCTCCGCCACCGAAGAAGCCGTCCACGAGCACATCGCCAAGGCGAACGAGCATCTTGCGGCCGGTGAGTACGCCGATGCCATCACCCACTGCTACACGCTGGTCGAGCAGCTTCTCAAGATCGTCCTGCGGGACCGCGGCGTAGAATTCAACCAGAACCAGGGCGACATCCGCGCTCTCTACACCCTGGTATCGAACGAACTCGGTCTGGCACCGTCCGACAAGACGATCGACCAACCCTTGAAGCCGATTCTGGACGGCCTGCAGAAGCTTGTCGCGGGCATCTTCGAGGTCTCCAACAAGGCCTCCAACCGTCACGCGAAGACCTACGCCCCCGCCCGTCGGCACGCCAAGCTAGCCGTCAACTCGGCCCTGGCCTTATGCGACTACGTCGTCGAGAGCGCCGCGAACCGCCCTCGTTCCGCCGGATGA
- the gph gene encoding phosphoglycolate phosphatase (PGP is an essential enzyme in the glycolate salvage pathway in higher organisms (photorespiration in plants). Phosphoglycolate results from the oxidase activity of RubisCO in the Calvin cycle when concentrations of carbon dioxide are low relative to oxygen. This enzyme is a member of the Haloacid Dehalogenase (HAD) superfamily of aspartate-nucleophile hydrolase enzymes (PF00702).), with protein sequence MSAVRPIPLQTFAGARAISADQSGDSNPTVVFDLDGTLVDTAPDLAASLNHCLSRVGLPPLPLDVVRPHAGHGAQAMLREAYRLAARPLSTEELAEQTRCFLAHYEAHIAVESALFPGGLAMLDRLAQAGLRLAICTNKTEHLARRLLDEMGLAARFAAICGADTFSARKPDPVHLLGTVERAGGEVGSAIMVGDTDTDIQAARAAGLPSILVLFGYDPGPTARSGASRSIERFADLTPELIDSMLAKPERHVKAI encoded by the coding sequence ATGAGCGCAGTTCGTCCGATCCCGCTTCAGACCTTCGCCGGTGCGCGGGCCATTTCCGCCGACCAATCGGGCGACTCGAATCCGACCGTCGTGTTCGATCTCGACGGCACGCTGGTGGATACCGCACCCGATCTCGCCGCCAGTCTCAATCACTGCCTGTCGCGCGTGGGCCTTCCCCCTTTGCCGCTGGACGTGGTTCGCCCGCATGCCGGCCACGGCGCGCAGGCGATGCTCCGCGAGGCCTATCGTCTTGCCGCCCGGCCGCTCTCGACGGAGGAGCTTGCGGAGCAGACGCGCTGTTTCCTCGCCCATTACGAAGCGCATATCGCCGTCGAGTCGGCCCTGTTCCCAGGCGGTCTCGCGATGCTGGACCGATTGGCGCAAGCCGGACTGCGGCTTGCGATCTGCACCAACAAGACCGAGCATCTCGCCCGTCGCCTGCTGGACGAGATGGGCCTCGCCGCGCGCTTCGCCGCGATCTGCGGCGCCGATACGTTCAGCGCCCGCAAGCCCGACCCCGTGCACCTTCTCGGCACAGTCGAGCGCGCCGGAGGAGAGGTCGGCAGCGCCATCATGGTCGGTGACACCGACACTGACATTCAGGCAGCCCGTGCTGCCGGTCTGCCCTCGATCCTCGTGCTGTTCGGCTACGACCCTGGCCCCACGGCCCGCTCCGGCGCGTCGCGCAGCATCGAGCGCTTCGCCGACCTGACGCCGGAGCTGATCGATTCGATGCTGGCGAAACCGGAACGTCACGTCAAAGCGATTTGA
- the rpiA gene encoding ribose-5-phosphate isomerase RpiA: protein MDAAAMKDEVGRAAAAQVEPGMRLGIGTGSTAEAFIRALASRVSDGLRIVGVPTSERSAKLCAELGIPLATLEELPELDLTIDGADEVDPQLRLVKGGGGALLREKIVAAASARMLVIADGTKKVAHLGAFPLPIEVNGFGFVATTLAIEKASGMLGLSGPIQLRMAGEKPFITDGGHLIIDASFGLIPDPEALSADLNAIPGVVEHGLFLGLASSVLLAGPDGLERLGAP from the coding sequence ATGGACGCGGCGGCAATGAAGGACGAGGTGGGCCGCGCGGCCGCCGCCCAAGTGGAGCCTGGCATGCGGCTCGGGATCGGCACGGGCTCGACCGCCGAAGCCTTTATCCGCGCGCTCGCCTCCCGAGTGTCGGACGGGCTGCGCATCGTCGGCGTGCCGACATCGGAGCGCAGTGCCAAACTCTGCGCCGAACTCGGCATTCCGTTGGCGACGCTGGAAGAGCTGCCCGAACTCGACCTGACGATCGACGGTGCGGACGAGGTCGATCCGCAGCTGCGTCTGGTGAAGGGCGGGGGCGGGGCCTTGCTGCGCGAGAAGATCGTCGCCGCCGCCTCGGCGCGCATGCTGGTAATCGCCGACGGCACCAAGAAGGTGGCGCATCTCGGCGCCTTTCCGCTGCCGATCGAGGTCAACGGATTCGGCTTCGTCGCCACCACGCTCGCCATCGAGAAAGCGAGCGGAATGCTCGGTCTTTCCGGGCCGATCCAGCTTCGAATGGCGGGCGAGAAACCGTTCATCACCGATGGCGGACATCTCATCATCGACGCATCATTTGGCCTTATTCCCGATCCAGAAGCACTGTCAGCTGATTTGAACGCCATTCCGGGCGTGGTCGAGCATGGGCTCTTTCTCGGATTGGCCAGCTCCGTGCTTCTTGCCGGACCGGACGGACTCGAGCGCCTCGGCGCACCGTGA
- a CDS encoding DUF2059 domain-containing protein, with amino-acid sequence MVFSRTLRGGLYAAVALVGLAGTPALAQEISPSHLAAAREAVDSIDTTEQFDQILLNAATQIKAELIVNNPDLQSKISEMVDDSAIGLAPRRADLENEVARIYAKMFTEQELREISQFYNSEAGRKLIKQGPQASREMMAAADVWTNGIVRDLRESAQKGMQKLAPAGAAPAKTQ; translated from the coding sequence ATGGTTTTCAGCCGAACGCTGCGTGGCGGCCTCTATGCCGCCGTTGCCCTCGTGGGTCTCGCGGGCACGCCCGCTCTGGCGCAGGAGATCAGCCCGTCCCATCTGGCGGCCGCGCGCGAGGCTGTCGACTCGATCGACACGACCGAGCAGTTCGACCAGATCCTTCTCAACGCCGCGACGCAGATCAAGGCCGAGCTGATCGTCAACAACCCGGATCTTCAGTCGAAGATTTCCGAGATGGTGGACGACAGCGCCATCGGCCTGGCGCCGCGCCGCGCCGATCTCGAAAACGAAGTGGCGCGCATCTACGCCAAGATGTTCACCGAGCAGGAGCTGCGCGAGATCTCGCAGTTCTACAACTCGGAAGCCGGCCGCAAGCTCATCAAGCAGGGCCCGCAGGCCTCGCGCGAGATGATGGCCGCTGCCGACGTCTGGACCAACGGCATCGTGCGCGACCTTCGCGAGAGCGCTCAGAAGGGCATGCAGAAACTGGCGCCTGCCGGTGCGGCGCCCGCCAAGACCCAGTGA
- the gor gene encoding glutathione-disulfide reductase, whose protein sequence is MATSGFDYDLFVIGGGSGGVRAARRTAALGRKVAIAEEFRYGGTCVIRGCVPKKLLVYASQYSESFEDAASYGWSVGETKFDWPSLIAAKDREIDRLEQIYRRNLEKAGAEILKSRAVLEGPNEIRLLATDKVVTAERILIAAGGRANPFADMPGAEHCITSNEAFHLKRLPESIIILGGGYIAVEFANIFLGLGSEVTLVYRGKEILQGFDDDLRHELHQAMVRKGCRIRCEDTLVRVDQKADGRFQAHLKGGECLDADEVMLAVGRQPNTIDLGCEKAGVELDHKGSIKVDSYSKTTAENIWAIGDVTGRIQLTPVAIHEAMCFVDTEFLGKPTEPDFDLIPTAVFSQPEIGTVGLTEAQAAKELGDLDIYRARFKPMRHTMTGREEFMLMKLVVDAKSGVVVGAHVLGPDAGELGQMLGICVKAKLRKDDFDRTMALHPSAAEELVTMYEPSYRIREGARVDG, encoded by the coding sequence TTGGCTACGTCCGGTTTCGACTACGACCTGTTTGTCATCGGCGGTGGTTCGGGGGGCGTTCGCGCCGCGCGGCGAACGGCAGCCCTCGGTCGAAAGGTCGCGATCGCGGAAGAGTTTCGCTATGGCGGAACCTGCGTCATCCGGGGCTGCGTCCCCAAGAAGCTCCTCGTCTACGCGTCGCAATATTCCGAATCCTTCGAGGACGCGGCAAGCTACGGCTGGTCGGTCGGGGAAACGAAGTTCGACTGGCCGAGCCTCATCGCCGCCAAGGATCGCGAGATCGATCGGCTCGAGCAGATCTACCGCCGCAATCTGGAAAAGGCCGGCGCGGAGATCCTGAAGAGTCGCGCCGTCTTGGAAGGACCGAACGAGATCCGCCTGCTCGCGACCGACAAGGTGGTGACGGCGGAGCGCATTCTGATCGCCGCCGGCGGCCGTGCCAATCCCTTCGCGGACATGCCGGGCGCCGAACATTGCATCACCTCGAACGAGGCCTTCCATCTCAAGCGCCTGCCGGAGTCCATCATCATACTGGGCGGCGGCTATATCGCGGTGGAGTTCGCCAATATCTTCCTCGGCCTCGGCTCCGAGGTGACGCTGGTCTATCGCGGCAAGGAAATCCTCCAGGGTTTCGACGATGACCTGCGCCACGAGTTGCATCAGGCCATGGTGCGCAAGGGCTGTCGCATTCGCTGCGAAGACACGCTCGTTCGCGTCGACCAGAAGGCCGATGGACGCTTCCAGGCCCATCTCAAGGGCGGCGAATGCCTGGACGCTGACGAGGTCATGCTCGCGGTGGGGCGCCAGCCCAACACGATCGATCTTGGATGCGAGAAGGCCGGCGTCGAGCTGGACCACAAGGGCTCGATCAAGGTCGACAGCTATTCCAAGACGACGGCCGAGAACATCTGGGCGATCGGCGACGTGACGGGTCGCATCCAGCTGACACCGGTGGCGATCCACGAAGCCATGTGCTTCGTCGACACGGAGTTCTTGGGCAAGCCGACCGAGCCGGACTTCGACCTCATTCCCACGGCCGTCTTCTCGCAGCCCGAGATCGGAACGGTCGGCCTGACGGAAGCCCAGGCCGCCAAGGAGCTTGGCGATCTCGACATCTACCGGGCGCGCTTCAAGCCGATGCGCCACACGATGACGGGCCGCGAAGAGTTTATGCTGATGAAGCTCGTCGTTGACGCCAAGTCCGGCGTGGTGGTCGGCGCGCATGTGCTGGGGCCTGATGCCGGCGAGCTCGGCCAGATGCTCGGCATCTGCGTGAAGGCGAAGTTGCGCAAGGACGATTTTGATCGCACCATGGCGCTGCACCCGTCTGCGGCCGAGGAACTGGTGACGATGTACGAGCCGAGCTACCGAATTCGGGAGGGAGCCCGCGTGGATGGCTGA
- a CDS encoding gamma-glutamylcyclotransferase family protein: MADAEFPIHPDDPDLERLAREGRVIAYFGYGSLVNKRTLRTKFLGIRRAEVRGWRRAWLPRKGQSMALLSVRPEDEAVTQGVVVYDLADHLPAVDEREAAYHRRVVMPGHIAVRGHALPDVPLFIYEGKPEEPDAAEAGAAILQSYLDAVLQGFLSLYGEEGLQRFVEETEGFETAILTDRSAPLYPRPVMLAEGEAALFDRLVSARGARFVAVS, from the coding sequence ATGGCTGACGCGGAGTTTCCGATCCACCCGGACGATCCCGATCTCGAACGGCTCGCCCGCGAAGGGCGGGTGATCGCCTATTTCGGATACGGCTCGCTGGTGAACAAGCGGACGCTGCGCACCAAGTTTCTCGGCATTCGCCGCGCCGAGGTGCGCGGCTGGCGCCGCGCCTGGCTGCCTCGCAAGGGGCAGTCCATGGCGCTCCTCTCGGTAAGGCCGGAGGACGAGGCGGTGACGCAGGGCGTCGTCGTCTACGATCTGGCCGATCATCTGCCGGCGGTGGACGAGCGCGAAGCGGCCTATCACCGCCGGGTGGTGATGCCCGGCCATATCGCCGTTCGCGGCCATGCGCTGCCGGATGTGCCTTTGTTCATCTACGAGGGCAAGCCCGAGGAGCCGGACGCCGCCGAGGCAGGGGCCGCGATCCTGCAATCCTATCTCGACGCCGTTCTCCAGGGCTTCCTGTCTCTTTATGGCGAGGAAGGACTTCAGCGCTTCGTGGAGGAGACGGAAGGGTTCGAGACCGCCATTCTGACGGATCGCTCCGCCCCGCTCTATCCCCGCCCGGTCATGCTGGCGGAAGGCGAGGCCGCCCTGTTCGATCGGCTCGTGTCAGCGCGCGGCGCGCGCTTCGTGGCGGTGTCCTGA
- a CDS encoding class II 3-deoxy-7-phosphoheptulonate synthase — MAKDWNPASWRSKAIEQAPAYPDANALAETEKRLASFPPLVFAGEARKLKRALGEVAEGRAFLLQGGDCAESFAEHGADNIRDFFRAFLQMAVVLTFGASSPVVKVGRIAGQFAKPRSSGMETKNGVSMPSYRGDIVNGIEFDEAARIPNPERQEMAYRQSAATLNLLRAFAQGGYANLDNVHQWMLGFVSGSPQAERYGQIADRISETMAFMRAIGIDSETHPSLRETDFFTSHEALLLGYEQALTRVDSTSGEWYATSGHMIWIGDRTRQIDNAHVEYCRGIRNPLGLKCGPSLSNDDLIRLIDILNPQNEAGRLTLITRFGHDKVGEHLPRLIRAVEREGRKVVWSCDPMHGNTITVNDYKTRPFDRILSEVEAFFAVHRAEGTHAGGIHVEMTGKDVTECTGGGSRPVLAEDLSDRYHTHCDPRLNADQALELSFLVAERIKKEHEARQPKAAVNF; from the coding sequence ATGGCCAAGGATTGGAACCCCGCGAGCTGGCGCAGCAAGGCGATCGAGCAGGCACCGGCCTATCCCGACGCAAACGCTCTTGCCGAGACCGAAAAGCGCCTCGCCTCCTTTCCCCCGCTTGTGTTTGCAGGTGAGGCGCGGAAGCTGAAGCGGGCGCTCGGCGAGGTGGCCGAAGGGCGCGCTTTTCTGCTGCAGGGCGGCGACTGCGCCGAAAGCTTCGCCGAACACGGCGCCGACAACATCCGCGACTTCTTCCGTGCCTTCCTTCAGATGGCGGTGGTGCTGACCTTCGGCGCCTCGTCGCCTGTGGTGAAGGTCGGCCGGATCGCCGGCCAGTTCGCCAAGCCGCGCTCGTCGGGTATGGAAACGAAGAACGGCGTGTCGATGCCGTCCTATCGCGGCGACATCGTCAACGGCATCGAGTTCGACGAAGCCGCGCGCATTCCCAATCCCGAGCGGCAGGAAATGGCCTATCGCCAGTCGGCGGCGACGCTGAATCTCCTGCGCGCCTTCGCCCAGGGTGGCTACGCCAATCTCGACAATGTCCACCAGTGGATGCTAGGTTTCGTGTCGGGCTCGCCGCAGGCGGAGCGATACGGTCAGATCGCCGATCGCATCTCCGAGACCATGGCTTTCATGCGCGCCATCGGCATCGATTCGGAAACCCACCCCTCGCTGCGCGAGACGGATTTCTTCACGAGCCATGAGGCGCTTCTGCTCGGCTACGAGCAGGCTTTGACGCGCGTCGATTCCACCAGCGGCGAATGGTACGCGACCTCAGGTCACATGATCTGGATCGGCGATCGCACGCGTCAGATCGACAATGCCCATGTCGAATACTGCCGTGGCATCCGTAATCCGCTCGGCCTCAAGTGCGGACCTTCGCTGTCGAACGACGATCTCATTCGTCTGATCGACATCCTGAACCCGCAGAACGAGGCGGGCCGCCTGACCCTCATCACCCGCTTCGGGCACGACAAGGTCGGCGAGCACCTGCCGCGCCTCATCCGTGCGGTGGAGCGGGAAGGGCGCAAGGTCGTCTGGTCCTGCGATCCGATGCATGGCAACACGATCACCGTGAACGACTACAAGACGCGGCCCTTCGATCGCATCCTCAGCGAAGTGGAGGCCTTCTTCGCCGTCCACCGTGCCGAGGGCACCCATGCCGGCGGCATCCATGTCGAGATGACGGGCAAGGACGTGACCGAGTGCACGGGCGGCGGCTCACGGCCAGTTTTGGCTGAAGACCTGTCGGACCGCTACCACACGCATTGCGACCCGCGCCTCAACGCCGATCAGGCGCTGGAGCTGTCCTTCCTCGTTGCCGAGCGCATCAAGAAGGAACACGAGGCGCGCCAGCCGAAGGCCGCCGTCAACTTCTGA